The genomic DNA ATATATGTATTAGGACCAGAAAAAATCGTTTCAAAAGAAGTAGAAAAAGAGTTAAGCAAATACGGGAAAGTAACGCGTATTAGTGGTGAGACTCCAACAGAAAATTCTATTGCATTTGCAAAATTTAAAGATGAGAAAACGAAATTTGGCTGGGGGTTCACAAAACCAGGCCACGGTTTATCATTTGTTTCAAGCAAAACACCAGACTTAGCAGTTGCAGGAGCACCATTTTCACATATGGGTAAACACGCACCTGTTGTAGTGTTAGAAGAAGGTAAAGCCTCACAACCAGTGTATGACTTCCTTGCTAGTATTCAACCGAATTTTAAAGATGACCCAACGATTGGACCGTATAATCACGGTTTCTTATTAGGAAGTACGAGTGATATTTCATTTGAAACACAAGGTATATTGGATGAGAGGTTAGAGATTGTACAAGAAAGTGGTCAAGGACACGGTGGACATTAATATAATGAACAAGGGCGCTACTAAGGTAGTGCCTTTTTCTTTAGGAAACTTTTACATAGCACAAAATCCTCTACTCGTTATATAATAGCCTTCGTGCAGTCGGCTTAGATTTTCTTACGGAGAAAATCAAATGATAAAAGAGTAGAGGAGTGATATTTTGTTTCAGACGATAAAAAATGACTGGTTTTCCAATGTGAAAGGGGACGTGTTATCAGGAATTGTCGTTGCTTTAGCATTAATTCCTGAAGCGATAGCTTTCTCCGTTATTGCAGGTGTAGATCCGACCGTTGGATTGTATGCAGCTTTTTGTATCGCAGTTACCATTTCATTTGTTGGCGGAAGAACTGGGATGATTTCAGCTGCAACAGGTGCAATGGCATTATTAATGGTAACGCTTGTTAAAGATCACGGTTTGCAATATTTATTTGCTACAACAATATTAACAGGTATTGTCCAAATTATTTTTGGCGTGTTCAAACTGAGTTCATTTATGAAGTTTGTCCCTAAGTCAGTTATGAGTGGTTTTTTAAATGCCCTTGGCATTTTAGTTTTTACAGCGCAATTACCGCATTTTAAAAATGCAAATTGGCAAATGTATGCACTTGTCGCATTAGGACTTGTAATTATATATGTATTTCCACGTATTACGACGGCTGTTCCGTCTACACTTATTTCCATTATTATTGTGACAAGTATTGCACTTATGAGCGGATTACAGTTGAAAACAGTAGGGGATATGGGAAGCTTGCCGAAAGAATTACCGTTCTTTAGCATTCCTGACGTGCCTTTTACACTTGAGACATTAGGGATTATTTTACCGTATGCAGTTATGCTTGCAATTATTGGTTTATTAGAGTCATTATTAACAGCTTCAGTTTTAGATGATATGACGCATACGGAAAGTAATAAGCATAAGGAGGCACGTGGGCAAGGGATTGCAAACGTTGTTGCTGGTTTCTTCGGAGGTATGGCAGGATGTGCAATGATTGGTCAATCTGTTATTAATATTAAATCAGGTGGACGCGGACGATTATCGACGTTTGTAGCGGGCGGATTTTTAATCGTATTACTATTCGTTTTAGGTGATTATGTTGTTCATATTCCGATGGCAGCATTAGTTGCAGTTATGATTATGGTTTCAATCGGAACATTTGATTGGAACTCTGTAACAACGATTCATAAAGTACCAAAAGGGAATGCATTCGTTATGATCGTAACAGTAGTAGTCGTTCTTATCACTCACAATTTAGGATTAGGCGTAGTTATTGGTACAGTAATTAGTGCTGTATTATTTGCATTCAATATGGCAAAGATTCACGTGAAACATTTATATATTGAAAATAAGAAAATATACGAAATTCACGGTCAACTTTTCTTTGCGTCTACGGCAGATTTTATAAATGCTTTTTCATTTAATGAAGATGTGAAAGAAATTGAGATGAACTTTACTCATGCGCATGTATGGGATGACTCAGCAGTGGCATCAATTGATAAAGTTATCATGAAGTATGAACAAATTGGTGTGAAAGTAAGTATAACAGGATTAAATGAACGTAGCGCAAAACTTGTTACAAATTTAGCTACTTATAATAAAAGAATTGCTAGTTAGAAGCCTCCTTTTTAGGGGGCTTTATTATATAATACGAGTAGGATAACGAAAAGGGGATTCAGCATATGTATAAACAAATTATATTAGCGTGTGACGGTTCTGAACATGCACTTCGAGCAGCTGAGCACGCGACACATATTGCAAAATTTAACGAAGAAACAAATGTTGAAGTCGTGTATGTTGTAGATAATAGAACGGCAAAGTCAGATATTATACAAGGTCAAACGGATTTAGAAACAGTATCAGCTAGTCGAAAAGATAAATTAAAAGAGATTGAAGGTTTATTAAAGAAAGAGAACATTTCTTATAAAATTACGATATTACATGGCGATCCAGGAGATACGATTGTTCAATATGTAAATACAGGAGATATAGATCTTGTTATTGCTGGGAGTAGAGGATTAAATACATTACAAGAAATGGTACTTGGTAGTGTCAGTCATAAAATAGCAAAGCGTGTGAAATGTCCGGTGATGATTATAAAGTAAAACGAAATAGAACGTAACTAAGACCTTGATATAATTCGAGGTCTTTTTTGACGTATAAAGGGAGAGTGGGTGGGCATACTAGATATATAAGTTTTAAAAAATACTAACTTACAAATTTGTAAGTTAGTTGTTAGGAAAATCGATGTTATGAAATTTTTCCCATTGGTAAAATAAGAGTATCAAAGGGGAGATAGGGAGGATGGAAGCAATGAAATCATTTCAAAATTTATCATATAGTCAAGGGGTAAGCTTAATTTGTTTAGGGGGATTTGCTGCATCTGTTACGTTAGCTATTTTAATAAAGATGATTCATCAAATCTTTTAATCTTAGAGTAAGGAAGGAATTGGTTATTATAAATAGCAAGAAAAGGATTGTAAAGAAAAAATAGCTCCTGGCATGTATCTCAGCGCCAGGAGCTATTTTCTTATTTCTCTGTTTCTGCTTTATCGCTTGTTACGCTAACGTTACCCCATTTATATTGATCTTCTGGTGTATATTTATAATCTTTTACGCGATTATTTACACCTTTTAGGTCAAATTTATAATGAAGTGGAATTAATGGTACTTCATCATGAACTAATTTTTGCCATTTATCGTATACATCTTTACGGTACTTTTCATCAGCAGCTTTTGGAGAAATACCTTGTTTTAATAATTCTGTGTTTTTGTCAGTAGCCCAACGTGTGTAATTGAACGGCGCGTTTTTAGCCCAAATACCAGAAGGGTCTGGATCAGATGCAGTTCCCCAAGCTGCAGCGAAAAGATCAACTTTTGGATCATCTTTTTTAATCATATCGTAGAATGAGTTAAATTCATGTAAGCGGCCATCAAGAAGCTCTACTTTTAGGCCGATGTCTTTCCAAGATTGGATAAAGAATTTTGCGAGTGGTTCACTTACATCGCTACCACTCATTGATAAGAAATTAGCTTTAAATTCTTTACCATTCGGATCTTCACGGAATCCATCTCCGTTCGTATCTTTATAGCCAGCTTCATCTAATAACTTTTTAGCTTTCTCTACATCTTTATCATAGGCACCAACTTTATTGTTATGATATTTTGGTAGAGATGGTGGGATTGGTGAGTTAGCTGGATAACGTAGGCCGTGATATAATTTTTCACCAATTTCTTTTCGATCGATAGCATACGCCATTGCTTGACGTACACGAACATCTTTAAATTTCTCCTTATCCATCACTACTTCTTCTTTTTCTTTATCCATATGGCCTAATTTAAAACCGATATAGCTATAGTATAAATCGGTTTTACCGACTAATTGTGCATTTTTTAATTTACTTACATTTGGATATTGATCTGCACTTACTTCAGCGATATCAATATCACCATTTTTTAAGGACGCGTTAACAACGGAAGGGTTAACAACTTTTAAAACCATGCTTTTCAGTTTTGGTTTTCCACCATAATAGTCATCAAAACGTTCAAATTCAACGGATTCTCCTGGCGTAATTTTCTTCACTTTAAAAGGTCCGAAACCAATTGGGTTTTTACGGATTTTATCAGATTCTGCTAATTTATCGATTGGTACATCTCCTAAGTATTTCTTATGAAGAGGGTATGCCCAAAGCCCAGTTTTCACTGAAGGATTCTCTGTTTTAAATGTAATCGAAATTGTTTTTGGATCCGTTACCTTTATACCTGAAATTTTATCGGCTTTTCCATTGTGGTAATCTTCCATACCTTCAATCATTTGCATTTGAGTGTCATAGCGAGAACCAGCATATTGTTTGCTACCAATTACTAGATAAGAGTATTCTAAATCCTCAGCAGTAACAGGGTTTCCATCATGCCATTTTACATTATCTTTAATTTTTAGTGTAATTGTCTTTTTATCTTTAGAAATTTCATATGTAGCAGCACCATCATTCGTGTATTCCCAGTTTTCGTCATTTGATAATAAAGACTCATCGAAAATTGTAATGACCTGGTTATCAGGATCTCCTTCATATACAGCGAAGTTCAAAAGTCCTTCAAATGGTGTGTTAGAAACAAGACCATAAGTTAATGAACCATCTTTAATTTCCTTTTTATCATTTTTAACAGATGCACTAAATTTATTTGTATCTACTTTTTTTGTGCTGCTTGTTTTTTCACTACCACCACTGCCCCCACATGCTGAAAGTAGTAATGTTGAAACCGCAAGTGTACTTAATACTTTGAAAAACTTTGGCTTATTCGTCATTTCTTCCACCCCTTATCCTTTTCTTTGTCTTGCGTCGGCCGAGCGGCGTAACGCTTGACCAATAAAATTTATACACAGCATCAATGTTAAAATCATGACTGATGCGGGTAACCAAATCCACCATTTTTCTTGTAATACATCTGGATTTCTAGCATAACTAACAAGTGTACCAAGGCTTGGTGTACTTTCTGGTAGACCAAATCCTAAGAAAGTTAGACCAGATTCAATACCAATGTTTCCAGCAAGATTTAATGTAATACTAACGATGATAATTGAACTTAAGTTAGGTAGTACTTGGAAAAGGATGATTTTCCAGTTTGGTGTTCCTAAAGTTTTAGATGCAGAGACATAATCTAGTTCTTTTTCAGTTAATACTTTTGAGCGAATTAATCTGGCCTTTCCTGTCCATAAGAACACGCTCATAATTAAAATGAAAGTAAAAATATTGAATGTAGGAACAAGTGTAATAAATACAATTACAAGCATTAAAAATGGTAAAACCATAACAAAGTCGATAATGCGCATAATGATATTATCAATAGCTCCTCCAAAATACCCGGCAATTAATCCAATTGAAAGACCAATTAAACAAGAAAGAATAGTAATTGCTAATCCAATTGTAAAGGAGTTACGTGTACCAATAATAAGTTGGCCGAAAATGTCGCGTCCTCCGTAATCTGTTCCTAACCAATGTTCAGCAGAGGGAGGAGCATAAATAGCGAATAAATCAACTCGTACAATATCTTCTTGTTTCATAATAAAAGATGTTGTGTAGACTGCTAGTAATAAGATTGCTAGGAAAATAAGTGAAAACATTGCTAATTTATCTTTACGAAGTTCTCGCCACATAATAGAGAAACCAGAAGGGCTTTTTTCGTAATGAATAACTTCAGTTTGTTTTTCAGGGTTTGCTAACATAACGTCATCTCCTTTCTTTAATCAATACGAATACGTGGATCGACGATGCTTAGAATAATATCTGAAAGGAGAGTTCCAAGTAACGTTGCAAATCCAGTAAACATAACGAGTGCAGTTATTACACTAAAATCACGTTGAGAGATAGATTGTATAAATAGTTGTCCAATTCCTGGATAGCTAAAAATACTTTCTAAAAAGATGGCACCGCCAACTAATCCTGTAATTTCATAGCCTAAGAAGGCTGCAATTGGTAAGAATGAATTTCGTAAAATATGTCTAGAATAGATTTTTGATTCTGGAACACCTTTTGCTCTTACTGTACGCACAAAATCTTTATGCTTCGTATCAATAATTTCGCTTCGTAAATATTGAACCGTACCAACTGTCGCAATTAATGCACCAGATAAAGCTGGTAATAGCATGTGATTCAATTTACTTAAATAATAAGCAAATGTACCTGTTGCAACTTGAGGATCAACGCTACCGCCGGTTGGGAATATTGCAAACTTAAATCCGAATAGGAAGAGCATAATTAATGCAAATATAAATAGTGGTGTAGCAAAACCTAGATAGTTGTAAATGGTAATGAGTCGATCAGCCCAGGTATCATTCCACCGCCCACTTATAACTCCTAGTGGTATGGCAATTAAATAAGTAAGAATAAGAATGACAAGTGCTAAAGATACTGTATTTCCAAGTCGTTCTCCAATTAAATCGGTTACCTTCATTTTATGTGCATAGGAAATACCGAAGTCACCTTGGACGGCATTTTTAATCCAGCGAACATATTGTGTTGCAACTGGGTCATTTAATCCAAGCTTTTCACGTTGTTCTTCAATCACTTTTGGATCCGCTTTTGGATTCATCGCTCTGCCGGTTAAGGCATCGCCAGGCATTGCTTTAGCTAGTAGAAAGACAAGTATACTTAACACGAATAATTGCGGGATCATCACTAAAAATCTCCGTAATATAAACTTCCACATGTTTTATCACTCCCTTATGGTAATGCCACCCGGTGCGTTGGCGAGATTGCTTTTAAGTCATAAGCCCGACCGTTTTCATTGAAATAATTTTCGTATGATTTCTCGTACTCAGAGCTTACTTGTTGACGGAGCTTACGCTGTTGTTCTCTTTTTTCAGGACGAATATCAGGAATTGCTGATATTAGGCGTTTCGTATAAATATGTTGCGGATTATTATAAATTTCTGTACTAGTTGCTTCTTCGACAATGCGTCCGCGATACATAACACCGATACGGTCACACATATGACGAATTACACCTAAATCATGACTAATGAATAAGTATGTTAGTCCGAGTTCAGCTTGTAAATCTTGCAAGAAGTTTAACACTTGTGCCTGTACAGACACGTCAAGCGCAGATACTGGCTCATCCGCAATAATAAGCTTCGGTTTTAAAGTAAGAGCGCGTGCAATACCAATCCGCTGCCTTTGTCCACCGGAAAATTCATGTGGATATTTATAAATAGACTCTGGATTTAGACCAACTTTATCAAGATATTCTTGAACTGCTCTACGTTCTTCATCAGGTGAGAGCTTCTCAAAATTTCGAAGAGGCTCAGCAATAATGTCGAGAACACGTTTCTTCGGATTTAATGATGAATAAGGATCTTGGAAAATCATTTGAATATCTTTTCGTTGTTCACGTAGCTCAGAGCGACTTAATTTTGTTAAATCTCTATTATTAAAATGAATGCTACCCTCTGTTGCTTTCGTTAAATGCATAATTGCTTTACCCGTTGTTGATTTGCCACTTCCTGATTCACCAACAATCCCGTATGTTTCACCTGGTTGTAATTCAAAACTTACACCATCGACAGCGCGCACGTAATCTAATGTGCGTCCGAAGAAACCACCTTTAATTGGAAAGTGTACTTTTAAATCTTCTACTTTAAGCAGTGCCATGAGTTACGTCATCTCCTTTCTTATCTTGGAAGTTGAAATGCTTGTAGCAAGTACAACGTACCCAATGGTCTGGTTTTACTTCATGTAAAATTGGATTTTCCTCGTGTTGATCAGGTCTAATCCATGGAATTCGAGCTTGGAAACGGCAACCTGTGCGAGGAAGTTTCGCTAACGAAGGAACTACCCCTTGAATTACATGCAATTTTTCTTTTTCAGCATACGCAGATGGAATGGAGTTTAATAGAGAACGAGTATATGGGTGAAGAGGATTGTTAAAAATCTCTTCAACTTTTCCTGTTTCTACAACTTGTCCAGCGTACATAACGACGATACGATCAGCTGTTTCTGCAACAACACTTAAATCATGAGTAATTAAAATGATGCCCATTTTCGTTTGTTCTTGAATAGATTTTAGTAAGTCTAAAATTTGTGCTTGGATGGTTACGTCAAGAGCCGTTGTTGGCTCATCCGCAATAATGAGTGCTGGGTTACAAGCAATTGCAATTGCGATAACAATTCTTTGTCTCATTCCGCCAGATAATTCGTGTGGGTATTGTTTATATGTAAGTTCTGGTTTTGGAATACCAACTTGATGAAGTAGTTCTAAGGTGCGTTCTTTCTTTTCAACTTTTGAAAGGCTTGTGTGGTAGTCTAAGTTTTCTTCGATTTGTTTTCCAACTGTCATAAGAGGATCGAGTGCTGTAAGAGGTTCTTGGAAAATCATGCCGATGTTTGAGCCGCGTACTTTATTCATCTCTGCGGCTGACATAGTTAGCAAATCCTTATCTCTATAGTTAAGCTGCCCTTGTAACTTTGTATTTGCTTCATTATGCAGTCGCATAATAGAAAGGGCAAGTGCACTTTTTCCGCAACCTGATTCACCAACTATCGCGACAATTTCATTTTCATGGACAGTTAACGAAACATCATCAACTGCGGCATGATATTGATCTTGTATACGAAAGGAAGTCTGTAAGTTTTCAATGCGAAGAAGTGGATTCTTCATGGCTATCCCTCCATCTTTCTGAAAAGACTAAATATTTTGTATGTTGTTGTTATTTTAATATAAATTGACAATGTTTGACAAGCACAAGTTGAAAAAATATTCAAAAATCTTTTTATATAAAGATTGGATGCATTTATATAAGTAGTTGGAGTGTTTTGAAAACGCTAACATGTATAAGGTAGGGAAATAAATCTTTTGTAGGAAAAAAGGTTTATATGTAGAAAAAAGAGAGGTGTTCTCGAAAGAACAGTCTCTCTTTTTTTGATAAGAATAATATTAGTGCTTAAGCTTGCTTTTGTTTTACTGACCCTGTATTTAAAGTAAGAGCAAGGAAGAACATTGCAAGTACACAAGATGCAAGTAATAAGATGAATCCGCCATCCCATCCGAATGCATCTACGATAAAGCCCATAGCGGCACTGGCGAAAGTTGCTCCACCTAAGTAACCGAAGAAGCCAGTTAAGCCTGCTGCAGTTCCAGCCGCTTTCTTTGGTGCTAAGTCAAGAGCGTGTAGACCAATTAACATAACAGGTCCGTAAATTAAAAATCCAATCGCGACAAGTGCGATACTATCAACCATTGGATTACCAGGAGGGTTTAGCCAGTAAACAAGAACGGCGATAAATACACCAACCATAAATAAAATACCAGCAGGTGCGCGGCGTCCTTTAAATAGTTTATCACTCATCCATCCACAAAGAAGCGTACCTGGAATACCAGCCCATTCATATAGAGCGTAAGCGGTACGTGAGCTACTATGAGTAAAGCTTTTTTCCTCTACTAAATAAGTAGGAGCCCAGTCTACAACGCCGTAACGTACGAAATATACGAAAACGTTCGCGATAGCGATGTACCATAAAAATTTATTGTTTAGTACGTATTTAAATAAAATTTCCTTTACCGAAAGTTCGCGTTCGCGATCTTGTACTTTTTCATCTGTTGGATATTCTCCAGTATGTTCCTCGATAGAAGGTAATCCGCAAGATTGAGGTGTATCTCTCATCGTAATTAACACATAAATACCAACTAAAATTGAAAGAATACCTGGGAAGTAAAAAATACTCTTCCAGTCATTTGCAAAGAAGTATAATCCTAATGTTACAAGAGAAGGCATAAGTGCGCCGCCGACATTATGAGCGACGTTCCAAATAGACATTTTTGTACCACGTTCACTAATAGAGAACCAGTGAACCATCGTACGACCACAAGGAGGCCATCCCATACCTTGTACCCACCCATTTAAAAACTGAAGTACAAACATAAGTATGATGCTCGTTGTAATGAAAGAAAATGAGCCGAAAATAATATTAATGATACCTGATAAAAATAGCCCAGCTGCTAAAAAGTAGCGAGGATTACAACGGTCGGATACGATACCCATAAGAAATTTACTTAATCCGTAAGCGATAGATACTGCTGAAAGGATAACCCCAAGTTCGCCTTTACTAAAGCCTTGTTCGATTAAGTATGGCATTGCTAGTGAAAAGTTTTTTCGAACAAAGTAGTAACCTGCATAACCGATGAAGATACCTAAGAATACTTGTAAACGTAATTTACGGTATTCGCTATCAACGCGATCAGCTGGTAAGCGTTCCGCGTGGGGCGCAGGCTTAAATAATTGTGTGAAAAACATAAAATGAAAATCCTCCCCTAATTAATTCGAAGTGTTGTAAGGCAGAGAGAATATAAAAAGGCCATGAAATATAAAAAAGTTTCCTTTTTTATGATTCATAGCCGTGTACTCCGATTCTCCGTGACTGTCAATATTAACTTCGTCGAAAATTATACAACTTTGTGACAAAAATGTAAACGTTTTTATAAATAAAAAGTGTTGACGGATTTTATTCGTAGGATTAATATTTAAATACATTAAATATTTTATTGCTTAAATAAGAGGTGGATAACATGCCAAATGATATGACGCATATCGATAAAATTCAAGCTCTTGCCTTTTCGATTGGAAAGAAAATGCAGACGGAGTTATTAGAACAAATGCAAGCAACAGGACTTACACCACCGCAGTTTTATATTTTAAAGATTTTAGATCATTACGGTGCTTCAAGAGCGACAAAATTAGCAAAAAAGATGTATGTAAAGCCTAGTGCAATTACAGTGATGATTGATCGCTTAATTGACCAAGAGCTTGTAGAACGCTATCACGACAAAGATGATCGCCGTGTTGTCATCATTGAGTTAACAAAAAAGGGGAAATCTAGAGTAGAAGAGGCAATGATCGCTCGTAATGAGCACATTGCAAAATATTTCTCACATTTAGAATTACAAGAAAGAGAAGATTTGTTACGTCTCTTTGAGAAGCTAGAAACAATTATTTGCGGGACACAAGAGAAAAAAGAGAATAACTAAGAGGAATTGAGGAGATTAC from Bacillus basilensis includes the following:
- a CDS encoding SulP family inorganic anion transporter, which gives rise to MFQTIKNDWFSNVKGDVLSGIVVALALIPEAIAFSVIAGVDPTVGLYAAFCIAVTISFVGGRTGMISAATGAMALLMVTLVKDHGLQYLFATTILTGIVQIIFGVFKLSSFMKFVPKSVMSGFLNALGILVFTAQLPHFKNANWQMYALVALGLVIIYVFPRITTAVPSTLISIIIVTSIALMSGLQLKTVGDMGSLPKELPFFSIPDVPFTLETLGIILPYAVMLAIIGLLESLLTASVLDDMTHTESNKHKEARGQGIANVVAGFFGGMAGCAMIGQSVINIKSGGRGRLSTFVAGGFLIVLLFVLGDYVVHIPMAALVAVMIMVSIGTFDWNSVTTIHKVPKGNAFVMIVTVVVVLITHNLGLGVVIGTVISAVLFAFNMAKIHVKHLYIENKKIYEIHGQLFFASTADFINAFSFNEDVKEIEMNFTHAHVWDDSAVASIDKVIMKYEQIGVKVSITGLNERSAKLVTNLATYNKRIAS
- a CDS encoding universal stress protein, which translates into the protein MYKQIILACDGSEHALRAAEHATHIAKFNEETNVEVVYVVDNRTAKSDIIQGQTDLETVSASRKDKLKEIEGLLKKENISYKITILHGDPGDTIVQYVNTGDIDLVIAGSRGLNTLQEMVLGSVSHKIAKRVKCPVMIIK
- a CDS encoding DUF4027 family protein, which translates into the protein MEAMKSFQNLSYSQGVSLICLGGFAASVTLAILIKMIHQIF
- the opp4A gene encoding oligopeptide ABC transporter substrate-binding protein: MTNKPKFFKVLSTLAVSTLLLSACGGSGGSEKTSSTKKVDTNKFSASVKNDKKEIKDGSLTYGLVSNTPFEGLLNFAVYEGDPDNQVITIFDESLLSNDENWEYTNDGAATYEISKDKKTITLKIKDNVKWHDGNPVTAEDLEYSYLVIGSKQYAGSRYDTQMQMIEGMEDYHNGKADKISGIKVTDPKTISITFKTENPSVKTGLWAYPLHKKYLGDVPIDKLAESDKIRKNPIGFGPFKVKKITPGESVEFERFDDYYGGKPKLKSMVLKVVNPSVVNASLKNGDIDIAEVSADQYPNVSKLKNAQLVGKTDLYYSYIGFKLGHMDKEKEEVVMDKEKFKDVRVRQAMAYAIDRKEIGEKLYHGLRYPANSPIPPSLPKYHNNKVGAYDKDVEKAKKLLDEAGYKDTNGDGFREDPNGKEFKANFLSMSGSDVSEPLAKFFIQSWKDIGLKVELLDGRLHEFNSFYDMIKKDDPKVDLFAAAWGTASDPDPSGIWAKNAPFNYTRWATDKNTELLKQGISPKAADEKYRKDVYDKWQKLVHDEVPLIPLHYKFDLKGVNNRVKDYKYTPEDQYKWGNVSVTSDKAETEK
- a CDS encoding ABC transporter permease, translated to MLANPEKQTEVIHYEKSPSGFSIMWRELRKDKLAMFSLIFLAILLLAVYTTSFIMKQEDIVRVDLFAIYAPPSAEHWLGTDYGGRDIFGQLIIGTRNSFTIGLAITILSCLIGLSIGLIAGYFGGAIDNIIMRIIDFVMVLPFLMLVIVFITLVPTFNIFTFILIMSVFLWTGKARLIRSKVLTEKELDYVSASKTLGTPNWKIILFQVLPNLSSIIIVSITLNLAGNIGIESGLTFLGFGLPESTPSLGTLVSYARNPDVLQEKWWIWLPASVMILTLMLCINFIGQALRRSADARQRKG
- the opp4B gene encoding oligopeptide ABC transporter permease, translated to MWKFILRRFLVMIPQLFVLSILVFLLAKAMPGDALTGRAMNPKADPKVIEEQREKLGLNDPVATQYVRWIKNAVQGDFGISYAHKMKVTDLIGERLGNTVSLALVILILTYLIAIPLGVISGRWNDTWADRLITIYNYLGFATPLFIFALIMLFLFGFKFAIFPTGGSVDPQVATGTFAYYLSKLNHMLLPALSGALIATVGTVQYLRSEIIDTKHKDFVRTVRAKGVPESKIYSRHILRNSFLPIAAFLGYEITGLVGGAIFLESIFSYPGIGQLFIQSISQRDFSVITALVMFTGFATLLGTLLSDIILSIVDPRIRID
- a CDS encoding ABC transporter ATP-binding protein; amino-acid sequence: MALLKVEDLKVHFPIKGGFFGRTLDYVRAVDGVSFELQPGETYGIVGESGSGKSTTGKAIMHLTKATEGSIHFNNRDLTKLSRSELREQRKDIQMIFQDPYSSLNPKKRVLDIIAEPLRNFEKLSPDEERRAVQEYLDKVGLNPESIYKYPHEFSGGQRQRIGIARALTLKPKLIIADEPVSALDVSVQAQVLNFLQDLQAELGLTYLFISHDLGVIRHMCDRIGVMYRGRIVEEATSTEIYNNPQHIYTKRLISAIPDIRPEKREQQRKLRQQVSSEYEKSYENYFNENGRAYDLKAISPTHRVALP
- a CDS encoding ABC transporter ATP-binding protein, producing the protein MKNPLLRIENLQTSFRIQDQYHAAVDDVSLTVHENEIVAIVGESGCGKSALALSIMRLHNEANTKLQGQLNYRDKDLLTMSAAEMNKVRGSNIGMIFQEPLTALDPLMTVGKQIEENLDYHTSLSKVEKKERTLELLHQVGIPKPELTYKQYPHELSGGMRQRIVIAIAIACNPALIIADEPTTALDVTIQAQILDLLKSIQEQTKMGIILITHDLSVVAETADRIVVMYAGQVVETGKVEEIFNNPLHPYTRSLLNSIPSAYAEKEKLHVIQGVVPSLAKLPRTGCRFQARIPWIRPDQHEENPILHEVKPDHWVRCTCYKHFNFQDKKGDDVTHGTA
- the glpT gene encoding glycerol-3-phosphate transporter; the protein is MFFTQLFKPAPHAERLPADRVDSEYRKLRLQVFLGIFIGYAGYYFVRKNFSLAMPYLIEQGFSKGELGVILSAVSIAYGLSKFLMGIVSDRCNPRYFLAAGLFLSGIINIIFGSFSFITTSIILMFVLQFLNGWVQGMGWPPCGRTMVHWFSISERGTKMSIWNVAHNVGGALMPSLVTLGLYFFANDWKSIFYFPGILSILVGIYVLITMRDTPQSCGLPSIEEHTGEYPTDEKVQDRERELSVKEILFKYVLNNKFLWYIAIANVFVYFVRYGVVDWAPTYLVEEKSFTHSSSRTAYALYEWAGIPGTLLCGWMSDKLFKGRRAPAGILFMVGVFIAVLVYWLNPPGNPMVDSIALVAIGFLIYGPVMLIGLHALDLAPKKAAGTAAGLTGFFGYLGGATFASAAMGFIVDAFGWDGGFILLLASCVLAMFFLALTLNTGSVKQKQA
- a CDS encoding MarR family winged helix-turn-helix transcriptional regulator, whose protein sequence is MPNDMTHIDKIQALAFSIGKKMQTELLEQMQATGLTPPQFYILKILDHYGASRATKLAKKMYVKPSAITVMIDRLIDQELVERYHDKDDRRVVIIELTKKGKSRVEEAMIARNEHIAKYFSHLELQEREDLLRLFEKLETIICGTQEKKENN